The following DNA comes from Musa acuminata AAA Group cultivar baxijiao chromosome BXJ1-4, Cavendish_Baxijiao_AAA, whole genome shotgun sequence.
ATCTGAATCAGGGAGCTTCCGCTTAGCAGAACCCACAGGTGCTTTGACAGATCTCTGGGTGTTTGTTGGGCAAGCTGAAAGGGCACCAGAAGCATCATCTTGTGGCGTTAAGCTTACATGCCGAGCCAACCTATTCGGAGAAACCTGTCAAAGTCATGGAGCAGAACCATCGTATCTACAAGAAATAGATGACTAACGCTGAATAATCTTTGCAATGCGAATCACAACTTACACTGGCACTCTGACTCGGAACTGAGGGTTTCATCCCTCTTCTCCTCTCTGGAATCCTCCCCGTGGCATCCCAGCTTTTCCTCGGCCTCACTGTGCAGGACGACGATGCGGAGGAGAACGAagatgacgaggaggaggagaaggaggaggaggaggaggaggaggtgtatgagAATCTGGAAGACGCGGGAGACGAGGGGTAAGATATCCGCGAATCGTCGGAGTCGTAAATGTCTTCATCCATGCACGCGACGCTAAACTTCTTCAGCTCGTTCAGGACGTCCGAactccttctctctcttttcacGGCGGTGAAGGACGGAGAGCTCATGCCGGCCGCGCCGCTCCTGTCTCCCGCGAACGAGTTGCTCCTGCGGTGCAGCTGCCGCTTGTTCTTCTCGGGCGGAGGCCGAGGAGGGGTGGCGCTCGGAGCGGCCGGGCGAGACGGTCCCCGAGTAAGGTCGACCGTGTCGTGGAGACAGGGGTGGCGGCCCTCGAGGAGGCGGAACTCGCGAAGGACCGGAACGGGGGAGGCGGGCTCGAGCCGGCGGACATGGATGAGCTGGCCGAGCTGGAGGCGGTCGGCCAGGATGAGGTCGTTGAGGTCCGCAGGGAGGGAGACGTAGGCGCAGTGGGAGGAATCGGAGACCTTGACGTAGAAGCCCCGGTCGGGGGAGAGGTCGGAGCCGGCTACGGCGGGGACGATGCCGGTGACTTGGAGGACAGCAAGGGGGGCGTGGTGGAGCGGGCGGCGAGGGGAGTTGTCGGAGCGGTCGATGTCTTGGAGCAGCCTTAGGAGGACGCCGGGGCTCAGCGACGCCATTGGAGGAGGGGAAGGGAGAGATCGGCTCTCTCCTGAACAGAGATAACGCGGGGGGAGAAGATGGCGGGAGAAGGGGACAACTGTCGCGGTTATCGTTTCCCGTATTTGGCGGCGGGAAACCCGTGGGATTCAAACAGCAGTTGGAGAGCTGGAAACAGGCTGGATTTGATGTCTATCATCAGTTATTTGTAATGGCTCCCAATTCATGTACAATGAATTCCTCGGTGTGTTGAGGTTTAATGTGTAAGGCATGGAAGCACTAATTTTAGCACGATTAATCATCCGATGTACAGCAATTCTCTGCCACTGTGCCTTCGCATGAGTGGCTTTTGCTCGGAGAAGCTTCTGTGGCGAACCACCATTAGATGGGACGGTGGGAGGAGTTTCTTCCCCGGAACTTCTCACGCAAGAGCACGAGAAGTTTTCTGGGTCTTTGCAAGCAAATCCGGTTCCTCTTTATGCCGCCTTCCATGGAAATTGGTTAGATATGCTTTATACGTTTCTTGGTTTCAATTCTGTACTCCGTTtcgatcttgcttgtttctgtcgAGCTGCGCCCAACAGCTGTTCGATGAAATTATCTAGAGAAACTTTACCTTGTGCTCAGGCGACCGGAAAGCAAATTTGTTTTCCGTGTGGAGACAAAGCTAATTCAGTTTAAAAGatgagtgatttgctagtggaattgCTTCTGACCAACTGATTTAACTCAGTGTAGGTTGTCATTGTCTTTTACTCGAATTAGTCCATCAAGAAGGGTTGTCATCGTCTTTGAATCAAAGATGAGTGATCTGCTAATGgaattttctttctttaatataGTTATGGCAGTAATTTTGTAGTTAACAGTATTTCCATTTCCTTCAATGTATCCAACTCCTACCATAAAGGATAGAAGTGCTTGGTCTCTTAAGCACTTCTACCATATTTTGGCCTCCGGAATGTATGGTAGGAGTGCTTAAGAACTCTTAAGAACTCCTATAGGGGTACACAGCCGCCGCAGCTTCCCAGCACTTCTCCTTACATCTCACATTGCCTCCGGAATGTATCCCCTGCAGTAATCTCTTAAGCAGTTGTACCATATTTTTTTACCAACCTGATATAAGAAAAACTCATTTCTTTCCCAACTATATTTAGGGTTTcagttttataaattataaactaattttttagttatttttaagtaacatagattttgaatttatctttaattttttgatatattttgtatgaatctcttatgattctaAAACCTCTAGTATAACTTTAATTTGATATTATTGCATAGAGTTATTATTGTCCCTTAGGTACTtataattctttattttttgaattGACCCCAGGGATATGATTATGTTTTATctttttgatatgttttaaaaatattcccTTAGTATTATATGAGATTTAGAATTGACTGAATACCATATCTGTACATTGATGCTTATAAGTTTAGATAGTTCTAAAATAGTTTAGCCAGAACATAATAGGTGTTAGTAGTGAATTAGGAGAGTCTTTTAGCCtccaaatgattttattttaagctaaaaattggtgtgtatttagttttatatgtctcctagttttctataaaatttcatgataattcaagattGTTTAGTCagctaaaataataaaataaaatttcttcatAGATTTATGTAATGGTTTGAGTGATATTAACTAGTTCATTAGTGAATTAatgaaaaattaattatgaaatttaaataaatttttagttTGAGTATTGTATATTTTATTAGGGGTTTTATCAaaactattttatattttttattgaattataataaatcaacAATTCAAGATATAGGGATCATAATTAATGGATCTTATGACCCTATGCTCCTAATTTTATAGCCACTCTCTAACATACTCGATTATTAAGGATCAGTCTTTTACTAACATCTTCATTTTTTAGTTACATTAGGTAAGTATATGTTTACACTACTGTAAAATAATAAtcgtataaattatcatattcataatGTATTATGGAAAACGGGTTTCAAATGATATAATTATCATGTGTGGTGTGGGAGTATACTTGTTTTCTATGATGCGTAGTGTGGGAAGTACACAAATATATTACTATATGCAATGCATGTATATACTGTGACGTGCGATGTAAGAGTActcatatatattataatgtacgATGTGAGagtacacatatatattatgatatgcagTGTGAGAGTGAACATATATATTACAATAACGCTTAGTGTGAGAGTAtaagtatatattatgatatgagaTATAGAAGTCAATGAATTTGTTATGTttcctatatatacatataaatattttgaattattttaacatagaaatttactttttttttatttttgtatatattatattatagggTTATGTTTGTTAAAGAAGTCTGTTTACCATTAAATATCTTATACCAACGattttaaaatatcataatatgacattatatatacttatataaataaaatcataaagtTTATACTTACTAAGTGATTACTCACTATAAATCCTATTTTGTAGGTAAAGATTCTAGTATTTGACCCAAGTGATTGGGTCGAGAAGTAAGTATACCTATGAGTATTTGTATTTGTATAACTTTTGGACATATTGTATGGGTATGTTTTTCTTTTGGTTAAATATTATAATTGTATTTAGTAAATTAGTATATTTTACTTTTAAGATTATCTATACTCTTGTTGATAGTagtaaaagaattaaaaaataatatcatacttTAGTTATATATATAGGATATGAGTGTGAATAAGAGTAATGTGTTATAGTATATGTTTATAAAAACCTAATTATAACATTTTATCAAATGGCCTATTAGCTAAGTTGATCATAGTGTTATGCTAATAATGTGAAGGTCGTAGGTTTGAAAGGGCTCAAAAATAaaactttattttttaaaaaataaaaatttgaattaattatatttaataatattttattaataagtagCTCATTTTTTATAGATCATATTTTCCTTTGGAAGCaactttttaataataaaaaataatgtttATAGAAATAACtcgaaaaaattatttatttggatgtatatatcaattttaaattcattattttttaaaaatatatatataattaattatttaatagtattttGTTTAAAGATTACTCTTCttttttaataaatcatatttgattATTGGAAGCAATTCTTCCTTTTTTGTTTTAATAATAAAAGAGcttttaatatattaatttttttgaattaaatataaataataataatatattaaaaaataaaattaatttaatattatatttttaatatagttgaaaataaattttgaattaattatatttaattatattttattggtAGGTAACTCTTTTtaaatatatcatattttttCCTTCGGAAGCaactttttaataataaaaatttaatgtttGTAGAAATAACTCTTTCTATTAAATATATttgacaaaaaaaatttattcagatgtatatattaattttaaattatttatatttttaaaaactttataattaattatatttagtaaTCTTTTGTTTAATGGttactcttctttttttttagtaaatcATATTTGACTTTGGAAgcaatttttcctttttgtttttaatAACAAAATCTTAATTTTCATAGAAATAACTCTTTCTGGTTAATTATTTTTGGTAAAATTTTCTTCGCAAGCAACTCTTCTTTTTGATCAATCATACTTTTCTCTGGAAGcaactaaaaaattaataattatttgaaattatttttcaattaattttatttgtttgaaaaaaaattcttttaaatCAATCGTATTTATTTGGAAgtatatatcattttttattaactatatattttaaatttacctttttatttaattatatttgataatctcttgtttaaaggtaactcttcttttatagtaaatcatattttcctttggaagcaatttcttcttttctttcctttgaataataaaatttaagtttTTCTAAAAACAACTCTTTTAGTTAATCatacttgataaattttctttttaataatcattttttttaaacaacTAAAAATCTAACGTCTTTGAAATGAAATTTTCATTTAATTATAGTTAATATTTCTAGTCGAAaccaaatcttctttttaataAATCGTATTTACTTAGaaataattcttttttatttttacaataaaaaagaaaaaaatttctaaaataGGCTCTTTTGAATTAATTATACTATTTAAATTATCTTCAAAAGCAAATTTTCTCTTTAATTAATCGTATGATACATTAAGACGAGTTAAAGCATTTTTAGGTTGCAAGTTTGACGCTTCAAATCATTcacaacaataatttttttttttgacccaAGTAAttgtttttaatttatcatattGACTTTTATGTTCTGTTCAGACTATTAATCTGAGAATGCTTCGATTCAAACCCTTACCAGCAATATCATATTGATGTGGTCCTTCTTATTGACAGAGTGCATTCTACCAATCAAACAATGGCCAACCATTTGATGTCGTTCGGCTTCAATATATATCTTAGCATATCCGTCTGTACTAATCAAATTCTACACAGCTGACAAATAGATTGGTGGGTTCATTTGCTACCAATGATCACGAAAAAGACATGATTGATCTTCGAATCAAGACACGCTTCACTGTTGATATCTGTTGCTGTATCAGAACCAATCCCCACCTATGCTGCAACATTAGATCCCAAAGCTTATTATTATCTTGGATGCTAAGTTAAAGTGCCCAAAGCAAGTCACCAAGTCAAGAAGACTCCTCCATGTCTGTGGAGGTTCCATGTGAACTTTTGACACTTCAATTGGAAAGAAGACGAGTCAGACGTGAGACAATACATGGAAGACGACAAAGGAGAAGAGAAACTGCTCGTTGCCTTCCGGTGTGGGTAAGGAACAAATGAACAAGCTTCGAATGACCTTTTGGGCTTTCGATTGGTGGGAACGGAGGAAGTCGTGAGAGTTTGCTTCGGCTCTTTTACGAGAGTGGTGGTATATTATACATTGTCAAACAATATGAAAGAAACATAAGCTCATGCCTTGTTTCCTAATTGCTGTCATTTCAATGGTAAAATTATTTCGATCTAAAGTttgagttttgaaaataatctcttaaataaaaatgatttgtTGATATAAGAATAATGACATGATCGACACTTTATCATTATGCGACTAGCAACACTATCATCTTCATATTCAACATACTATAACCATAGTTAAATTTGAGAAAAATATACTATCATCTTTATAACTAACGTCTGTCTATCGTATAAATAATTGACATATTTTGAAAAATCTTATTGGGAATATTCGTAATATAATCTTATACGTTTTTAAGTTTTCGAAGCATATGAGAATGAATTATTTTTCAACTGAAGTTGAAAAACGCCTCACTTGACTCTAAATTAACATCTAACTTGAAAATTAGTAACTTAACAattgcttatataaatctttctggACTTCACATTGGCAAGGCATTGAACTTACTCCTtagtaactatatgaggaaatttctcattctgttgaggaaaatcctctattctgttagggaaatcctccctcataatttgtataaataggagaaggaacatgttaatagattaacgctaaagctatttcatttctacaataaagcttcttcaattattgttcttatcttctattatttctatcatggtatcagagccgcttgcctcAAGCTttcttctcgctgccaattcatcattggtgttgccactctgcgccaacgtccgttcccttccgctacggcatctctagtgctgctcatcagcactgccccacctttcttcctcgttgtagctattttccttcctcttctgctacagcttcctcctctgttgcagtttcctcttttgctgtagtagcatcactgcaacattgctgtagatttcttctctaccgttgcagccgaccacgaccaacgtcgttgagaaaagcgaagcttcactcttgccttcggccagtgaccaacgtcactaagaaaagtgaagcttcacccttcggctagcgaccaatgccgttgcattccttagaggctccgtggtcaatcctcatcttcctcaccgcggtagtcttcgcgctgatctgtcaacattcggcagacttaaggagaatgaagggaacgcctgtgccatcacaacaacagcaatcgtagcagcaacagcagcgatctacacttatcttactcatgaagcctctcgcttgtaaacaattctttgcatcgattcaagattggtatccttgtctggagcaccatcttgcgagggcatgataaaagataagattttcctaactatatgaggaaatttctcattctgttgaggaaaatcctctattctgttagggaaatcctccctcctaatttgtataaataggagaaggaacatgttatagattcaagctaaagctatttcatttctataataaagcttcttcaattattgttcttatcttctattatttctatcatggtattagagccgcttgcctagagcaagctctcttctcgctgccaattcatcattggtctGCGctaacgtccgttcccttccgctacggcatcaCTAGTGCTACTCATCAGCACtgcccacctttcttcctcgttgtagctattttccttcctcttctgttacagcttcctcctttgttgcagtttcctcctttgctgtagtagcatcactgcaacattgctgtagatttcttctctaccgttgCAGCCGatcacgaccaacgtcgttgagaaaagtgaagcttcgctcttgccttcggccagtgaccaacgtcgctaagaaaagtgaagcttcacccttcggctagCGACCAATGCCGTTGCATTCCTTAGAGGctccctcatcttcctcaccgcggtagtcttcgcgctgatctgtcaacattcggcagatttaaggagaatgaagggaacgcctgtgccatcacagcaacagcaatcgtagcagcagcagcagcgat
Coding sequences within:
- the LOC135672305 gene encoding uncharacterized protein LOC135672305, with the translated sequence MASLSPGVLLRLLQDIDRSDNSPRRPLHHAPLAVLQVTGIVPAVAGSDLSPDRGFYVKVSDSSHCAYVSLPADLNDLILADRLQLGQLIHVRRLEPASPVPVLREFRLLEGRHPCLHDTVDLTRGPSRPAAPSATPPRPPPEKNKRQLHRRSNSFAGDRSGAAGMSSPSFTAVKRERRSSDVLNELKKFSVACMDEDIYDSDDSRISYPSSPASSRFSYTSSSSSSSFSSSSSSSFSSASSSCTVRPRKSWDATGRIPERRRGMKPSVPSQSASVSPNRLARHVSLTPQDDASGALSACPTNTQRSVKAPVGSAKRKLPDSDKPCTESDKMGVISALQPPSLMKHAKVFFSVHAFL